The nucleotide sequence ATATACTTAAAATGTGAAAAACGGGTGGGTTTCAACTTTCAAGTCCATACCTGCAGGAGGAATCTCGGCAGGCATAGGCAGAGGGCCCGAAAAGTTCAAACGGGACAGAAAAGAACTCGTTATAAATAAATCCTGTGTATATTGAGAAAATTGACATCATTATGATAACGTAACGACCACTAAATGCCATTTCCATAATATCTCCTAGTTTCTGTCgtcaacaaaagaaatttgtcAATATATCGAAAGTTCAAAcacaaaatatatacaaagcaaaCGTAAAAGAACATATATCTCGAAATTACCTGACTGGAGTATGTTTTTTCCCTCAGAATAAGAATTAGTGTTGCGAGAAACAAACATATGCCATGTCCCCAATCCCCAAACATGACAGCAAACAAGAACGGAAAAGTAACAACTGTGTATACACCCGGATTCGCTTCTTGATATTTTGCCACCCTGAAAATACAGAGAGGTAAGCTTTCGTTAAATGGTGATATTTTTATTTGATGGTCACAAGTGTATTAGTGTTACACAAATGCTTACCCATAAGCATTTACAATTTCTTGAAATGCAGACGTAAATTTGTTTGTGCAAAAATAAGTAGGTGGTGCTTCCTTAGAATGCAAAATCTCAAATATGGCCCCTATTTGTGAGTTACTATCAGTCGTTGCTTGCAACAATGTCTTCTGAATCTGAAATATGCAGATACATTTTTTTATCATTGTTTAATCATCTATCTGCCGTAAGtcaataaaatgttttaaaagaaATTACATAATATACCTGATTTGTTGCAGAAACAGGACACCAGCCTTCTGCCACAAGGCATTTTTTTGTAACATCGTAACTAAGCATATTCAAAGTGTGGTAAATAGATTTCTCTTTCTTGACCTATCGTCAAATAAATAACACAAGTTTAGAAAACGTATTAGTGACTGAACAAAGTTAGCGTAACCATTTAGTATGTAATATGATTTAGACTAGTGAAATTTACCATATTTTTCCATTGTTCATACTGGTCACTAATAGCTTGTACCACACTGCTCCAGTGATGTTGTCCAACATCAATAGTCGTTTTCAGCTCTGATAATTTTCCGGCCACCTATAAGTTGAAAGAACATTTCAAAATGTAAGCAACGGTTATGATCATTTATCAAAATAATTTGCATTATTTGAAAAAGTAAATTAGATTACTTGTTTGTTTCCCCCAATAATTAAGTACATTAGAAACCATATAAATTGTAACACAATTAATTAGAACACAAAGTACATAGTATGTCCAAAGTAACAACATTTAGCAATACCTCTATGATCATCTGATGTTGTTTTCCTATATCATCAGTAAAAGGATAACGGTTTGCTCCGAATGCGTCACATATTTTTAAGACCTTACTTTTCGCCCTTTCTCCAGAATGGAACACTATGAAAACATTTTTCTCCACCTGTAAATCAGCACATACTAATTTCCAGTAACGAAAAGAAACAAAGTATAGATTATTCAAGATAAAACATTCATCTAATCAAATTTCACGAGTGTGGTAAATGAATACGTAGATAACCTTTTGTCCGGACACATGATCAATTACAGGCTCTTCAATTGAATCTTGCTTTAAGAACACATTACCCCTCGTTGCACGAAACAAAATTCTTTCAAAGGCCGTTGATTTATCTCGTGGGACGAGACCACTGACATACCCCAGCTTAACTTGCTTTGACGAGTCGGTTGTCATTTCCTTTAATAACATAAGAAAATGAGAATTAAACCATATATATTTTATTACAAGGTGCAATAAAAAACTCAACACAATAACATGTAACATTTAATAACAAACGAGTTACTTGTTCTAGTAGCAGAGGACTATCAATTGATCCTTCAACACGCCGATGTTCTTGTTCTTTATGCTGAGCCGTAGCATTCTTTTGAGCCGAATTAAAAACCTCACCCATctgaaaaagattaaaaaaacacCATTTATGAACTCGGAAAATATAAACGATTAGTATCGCACCAGCTCATTACCTTCTTCAATACGAGCCTATATTCCAGAAGTTCATTATAAGCATGTTCTAGCTTTTCAGAGTTTGCATTCATCTCTATTAGCTCGGATTCAAGTTCTCCAAGCTTGATCTAACAATTGACCAAAAAGATAAAAATCAAGTAACAACATTACACATTGATGATGATACTTAAATGCATGTTAATCTCTTTATTCACCTCTAGCTCATCTAGAGTAATGACTGAACCATACGATATCTTCGATGCGGAAACACCAGCCTTATACATTTGATCCCGGAAAAAACGTATCTTGCGTTGCATCTCACCACACCTTTTAATCTATTAAACGTAACACATTAAAATCCTAACTCAATATATCGTTATAGCAGTTTAAAATTGGAATGTCGCAACGATGAACACACCTGAGTGGCATATGTTCTCTGAAATGGACTTTTTGCCTTGTTGAGCTATGTAGATAaacgaaagaaaaaaaaaaactataagaACAAATAGTATCAAGAACAAAAACATATTAATCACATAAAAATTACTGACCTATAGACACTCAATACTAAAGCATATATAGATTAGTCATTAACTTATCTTACAAGCATCAATCAGTTAAAACTTGTACATGATTTGAAAAACGAaaatctaaaacaaaaacaaaaacaaaaacaaattcaCATTGCTTATAGATCGACATGTACAATGCATGTATAATCGTTAGAATAATATCTTATATATAATAATGAAGCGTATAATAAATATCATACATCTTTAAATTGAAACAAGCCTAGTTCACCGAGATACGAAATGGCTCGATGAGCGGATTCCATGGGAATAATGATCCGAGCTAATTGCATTGGCTGGGATCGGAATAAATCCATCACGGGACCGTCTCCATCCGCCATTTTGCGATCGATTTGTCACTCTCAACTCAAATGGATCGTGATTCTAAGAATGTAATATGATTATGTGTTATTGTTCCGAGTGAAGACGCCAGAGGTTGTAATTTGATCTGAGAGATTAACCTGTGATTGATTAATTAAGTTTGTTATGGAGGGTCGTTAGTTTCTAGTTATGATTTATTATTCACCCAACATTCGTTCCTCATGACATGGGTTCTCACTTGAAAAGCTGCTGTTTAGTGTGCATTTTTATAgctaattatattatattatattactatAAATAACTAAAACTATAATAGTAAAACATAAAGTATAAGAAAATATTTAGAATGTTATTTGTTTATTAAGGTTATGTATAAGATAATATATTGAACTAAGGCCGGCAGGGGCGGATCTACACTTTTTCGAGGGTTACCGGGAACCCGTTTGGTTTATATTTATAGTGTTAATCTATATACAAAATTCAGAAGGAACCCCTTAATATTTTGTAGGGGAACCTTATAAACAAATCTGTAGACTGGTGTAGTGGTAAATGTGCGCGTTTCTTAGTAACAGGTCTCAGGTTCGAAACCATTTAAACCCGTTTCCCCCTTTTTTTTTgcgtttttttcttttttttttaatttaaaaacaaaTTAGATCTAGGGTTAAGTTTAGTTATCTCTTCAGTCGCTCCTTTCTTTACCAAAACAAAACGTCAAAACACGCTCCAGCACCACAAGCCACCGTCTTCAATCTTCAGCCTTGAGACAAGGTGCCCTTGTCTCCACTCTTCTTCCAGCCCCGCCACAACCCTCGCCGGACAACAGAGCCACCGTCTTCTCCGCCTCTCTCAGTTTTTTTGGCCGATTTTGATACTTGGTAAGTGGTAACTAAACCCTATATTTTGTAAATTTTACATTATAGTGGAATTGTAAATTGTTAATAGCCACTGTTATAGAATAATGATATGATTATGTGAATGTGATTGTGATTTTGTGAATTTGTGATTGTAATTAAACATGGCACACTCTTGGTTTAACTTACATATGATTTTCTATATCAACGTCATCCTTATAATTCAATAAAGAATTGAAGGTTTCATATAATTTTAACACTATGTTATTTCACAATCTATATCTTTTAAAGGACAACGAGATTGATTTCTCATGACCCACAAtctatatcttttttttttttgggtaaattaGCTTTCTAATGCTATAATATTTGTAATCTTTTGAAATTTGAAACTTGTTTTTGATATTTAGGTAAATTTGTAATCTTTTGAAACTTGTGTTTGATATTTAGGTAGTATGCAAAGGGGAATTCCAAGTTTTTTCCAAAGACAACCATCAAATattgaatcatcatcttcaaatggTAAACCATTGAAAATAGATATGGATAATCTTCCATGGGATCCTTCCGAGAGGAAGCCAATTTCATCTTATCACCCTAGTCAAAAAGATGAAATTAGACGGACATATTTTCTTGTATCGTATTTTTATTATGTTATGAACTTTACCCGACCCGAATCGTCGAACCGTTCCGTATTTTTTTTATGTTCGGACACTTAGAAAAGTGAACCCCTTGAAAaaaattcctggatccgccactgactAAGGGATGCCCCGGGCTACGCTGCGGGTCTTATGTTAGTATCGGATTGGTTTGTTACAGTACGTATACGATATCCGGAGGTGAAATAGTATTCAgcacgtgttttacatcgatcaaaaaccataaaaacaaattTTGGTACCGGTAAATATTGTTTGGACGAGTAGTTCGCATCTATCATGGTACGCACCCAATATAACTTACGACAAAATAAAGTTTACTGCAAATACAAGTTCGATTTCAACAAAAAGTTATAGATACAATACCGGTTTGTTTCATTACATAAAAGAAGGGAAAATAGTTATATTTGACTTGTTCGATATCGAACAAAACAGTTATCCGAACGTTTATAAAACTTTTATCAAAACTTTTATCAGTTTGTTATTCAAATATTATATGTTTATATTATTTGAATAAAAAAAGAGTATACTACgtcagtttataaaaaaaaaatcgcaAGACAATTTTGAGGACAAGTACgtttgattttatcacttgtacaTTATTAATCACAACTTGGCTTTGAACTATATCAAaagtagataaaaataagcatgtcACAACTTCATATTCAAAACTTTATAAATCAttgtattttaaaagttataaaaaacaaaatatactCAAAATAATTGTAATAATAAAAAACCTGCGAATAAATTATAATCTTGCTTCGTGTTATTCTTATATCTTATTGTTTTACATGTATTCATTTTATGATTTATATGTTGATTAAATAAGCAGGATCACAAAATCTTTTTCATGATATGTATTTGCTTGGGTAAAAGTGTATTTATCATGTGACTCAATTTCTTTGCAAGTATGTCATTGATTAAATAATATGGTAAAAAGCAAGAGTTAAAAGAAATTCGTTGCGTTACGgcgaattttttttattatttagtctgtatttacatgtgttttgaaatcactatgaGCGTGTTGCGAACgaaactgctgacaagaataaaaagaaaatgtagaaaaaaacactaaaagataaccgaaagaaaatcaacctaaaaagttgtatggtaacgatgttgttcgtatgaaaccagTGGTCaaagatgagcaaattgttctgggtaccggtaccaaattagCCGAAACGAAAGAtattaagtaccaattcggtactgacttttggcgttcctggtaccggttcactacctttttaccttcatataccggtaccgtaaccggtattttcggtatcagtaccgattctatatcggttggcaccgagctcatccctaaccCTGCTCATCCCTAACCCTGAaactaaaaatagaaaaaattaaagtcgaagaaaatcaacaaaaaaagtggTATGATACCGTTCGTATGGTAACCATGATCAGGGataagcaaatggtaccgggtagcagcactgaattcccgaaccaaaagatttccaatatcaattcggcaccaacttttggcgttttctgtattagtgcgggtttttaccttcatgtactgatacctAACAGGACCGTaacggtattttcgataccagtacttactggttcgataccggttgacaccaaactTATCCCAACCACTGAtattaaaaaaaggattaaagtaaaaaaaataaagaaaataactattattataatattaaaataataaaagtattaaaaaaactatatattattataatattaaaatcactattcattttaattcgtttagtaataattaataaaaaaaaagttgaaaatcCTTTGGGGAAGGGCTAGAACTTTGAGTTGAAGAAATAAGTTAAAAGAGGGCATGAACCATTGGAGCACCAAAATGTTCTTGTCTTATGTTTGCTGATATATGCATGTATAAATACAATAAGTCATGATATATgcatatataaataaaatgagtccttgggaaaaaaataaaaaaagtggcATTCACTACTTGATTCCACCTTTTTAGCAACCATAACGGATCACCCTGTGTGACCTAAGAATGTTAATAGTTGTTAAAGATAAAACTTTGACGTGAAAGTAAATAAGAGTTGTCTTAAGGAGAATGTATAATATAGTGCAAGTGAGTACAGAGACACAAAGTGTGATAATTCTTGATATTACACAAAAATAATCTAACGCCTCGTATTTTCGTATTCTTACTTTTAGAAAGTTCGTATTCGCATACTATTTTTAGAAACCTTACATTCGTATTTCAATTTTAATCTCACAATTCGAGGCGTTAATCATAATGGAcattcatttatatatatatatatatatatatatatatatatatatatatatatatatatatatatatatacgtattacCTTTCATATTTGTGTTATACACGCAATAAATCTTTAAATACGTGTTTATACGCAAAACCGAGACTTAAAATACACTTTGGATATCTAAAAACAAGTtataaatacaagaaaacaatATAAAATAACCTAGGTATAAAGTGCATGGACTAAAAGTGAGTAAAAACAAAAGCTTTTCCATCTCCTTTCTCCTCAAATCACCTTCCACCTTTTTTAAGCCAATCATATTTCATTAAAACACGCCCCCTAGCAAGCCGCTAGGAACAGGCATAAAAAACAAATCGAACATCAAAAGACATCCATTTTCTCCGGTCTATATTAACACCATTAGGACGATACCTAATCTATAAATAACTTAAGGACTTTACATCTCCAAGAATCTTCTCCACACTCACTGGAACCtccttaaaaataagtttgtttCTCGCCGTCCATAAGTACCAACAAGCGACTAACATAATGACGTTTAAAATCttgaaactaaaataaaattaatgaTTGAGTAATGATGAGAGGAGCTTTATGGGGCTTTATCTCTCTGCATGGCAGTTTCATTAAAATCTCCTGCTGACTTGTCGCCTACGTTACGCTGATGTGACATGCTAAAGCCCATAGTGGTTTAATCCCATACCATGTAGCCttgaatatattttttttctttttttctgatCAATACCTAAATTATACATAATTGCTAATTGTATTTTAAAACCATCGAAAAATCCACCAGAAAATGAACCATCATCGCTACAAAAAGTCATTGTTTGTCTATAGCTTTTTATTGTGTGATGTTGTGGGAATACTATTTCGATTGATACCGGTACGGCTCAGTTACAACACGGTGGTACAATACCGGTACAACGGTGCTCTGTATATTTACGAtagaaattttgaaaagaaactaCACGTGTCCTACATcaatcgaaaaccataaaaatgaatttaCGTACTGCATCCGATGATACCTATACCGGTACCAGTATCTTTTAAAAAATACTCTATTTTGAATATAACTTCGTTTTCAACAAATTTATACTAGAATGTGGAGGTAAAAAAATTTAAATACACATGAATATTCAACTCTTTATAAAAAAGTTAACAAACGCAATAACAAGAGAGCAATCAAACTAAATGAAAACTAAATGAGTTAAAAATGTGTGTTAATTAAAGAATATAGAAACTaaaatttaagaaaatatatatttcattgTAGTAAAGTTATTATTCATAGTCAATGCAAATTAATAATTACTAGTTTTTTTTaggtcgcgcgttgcggcgaaaccgagcaaacgataatgtaaaacaaacgtgatttgaaaataaagcatgttgtttagaaagccaaaccacTAGAACGGTTTAGTCTATCATCGTATCGTTTTataataccaaataaatactttatttagagtacaacttcgttttttaacaaaacttataacagaatGTCGAGGAAATAATTAAGCACAACTacatacttaagtttttagaaaaaaagttataaacgtaaattattaaagaagtatcaaatttatcgataaattaatatatgttctaaaaaaagaaaataaaaagaattattaaaaaaatggtattggaaatatatggtttaaaaaaggggaaaaaatagaaaatatattattaaaagaaatataataataaactattataatatattaaataaaataaaaacataaaactatatattgttataaaaataaagttactattcatcgtccTTCGTCAACAGATACCgaataaatactttatttagagcacaacttcatttttaacaaaacttataacagaatGTCGGGGAagaatcaagcacaactacgtacttaaatttttagaaaaaaagttaaACGTAAATTatcaaagaagtatcaaattaatagATGTtctaaaaaggaaaaaaaaagaattattataaaaatggtgtaagaaatatatggttttaaaaaagaaaaaaattaaaaatatattactaaaagtaaatataataataaactattataatatattaaataaaagaacaacaaaaaaactatatattattaaaaaataaagttactattcatcgtaCTTCGTTAAcaatattaatataatataatataatataatataattatagtGGAACTCCCCGTGTGATGTGGTGGAAATTCGGTTTCGATCGGTATTAATTCGATACATTATAACACGAGTATAGTGGTGGTATTCGGTATAGTTTACAAtatcaaaaataaatttttaaaatcAGATTGTCAAAAACCAACATAATCTCACTAATGCATGGTGAATATATACCGGAAACCACCTTAGGCCACTCGGTGTGGGGCTTGGCAAGGCCCATCTTGGCCCGTCGCCAGGCCTCAACACCATTTCCATCCTGCCGTCGTCGTCGAGAACGTACAACCCCAGACGTTGAGGACGCTCGCTAAAGGACAAAAAATGTGAACGTTGGAGGAGGCTAGccgttgtaaaaaaaatcaatttctttttaaaaaatcaaaaccaaCGCGCAGaattttaaaaaatcaaaaaaattaataACTTTACCTAAAAATACACCCAAAACACCCCATTTTTTACCCAATTCAATCAATTCTCTCTCTCAACTTTTCTTCTACTTTTTATGAAACTCTTCTACTTTTTATAACATTCTTCTACTTTTGCCATGGATCCATACAACCCGAACAACCCCATCCcgaacccaaacccaaacccgaacCAAAACGTTTTTACGTTGCTCGTAGGGCGGACCTATGTACATACAAGGGGTAACGCCCGCTACCGCTTGGCGCTCtggcggtagtgtaaaattagtgtaaattttggaaaaatttgatgttttttcgatttcgttaccgctaatttataaaacgttaccgctacgaacgaatcctagatccgccactggttgCCTGACTACTA is from Helianthus annuus cultivar XRQ/B chromosome 9, HanXRQr2.0-SUNRISE, whole genome shotgun sequence and encodes:
- the LOC110873073 gene encoding V-type proton ATPase subunit a3, encoding MADGDGPVMDLFRSQPMQLARIIIPMESAHRAISYLGELGLFQFKDLNKAKSPFQRTYATQIKRCGEMQRKIRFFRDQMYKAGVSASKISYGSVITLDELEIKLGELESELIEMNANSEKLEHAYNELLEYRLVLKKMGEVFNSAQKNATAQHKEQEHRRVEGSIDSPLLLEQEMTTDSSKQVKLGYVSGLVPRDKSTAFERILFRATRGNVFLKQDSIEEPVIDHVSGQKVEKNVFIVFHSGERAKSKVLKICDAFGANRYPFTDDIGKQHQMIIEVAGKLSELKTTIDVGQHHWSSVVQAISDQYEQWKNMVKKEKSIYHTLNMLSYDVTKKCLVAEGWCPVSATNQIQKTLLQATTDSNSQIGAIFEILHSKEAPPTYFCTNKFTSAFQEIVNAYGVAKYQEANPGVYTVVTFPFLFAVMFGDWGHGICLFLATLILILREKTYSSQKLGDIMEMAFSGRYVIIMMSIFSIYTGFIYNEFFSVPFELFGPSAYACRDSSCSDATTIGLIKVRNTYPFGLDPVWHGSRSELPFLNSMKMKMSILLGMAQMNLGIILSYFNGKFFRNDIDIWYQFIPQMIFLNSLFGYLSLLIVVKWCTGSQADLYHIMIYMFLSPMDDLDDNQMFMGQKYLQLLLLFLALIAVPWMLFPKPFLLKKQHEERHQGEAYVPLGAVDENLEPELADGSHGGHEEFQFSEVVVHQLIHTIEFVLGSVSNTASYLRLWALSLAHSELSKVFYDKVLVLALGYESVVILVIGAIVFVFATVGVLLVMETLSAFLHALRLHWVEFQNKFYEGDGYKFDPFSFALIGDEEE